The following proteins are co-located in the Paludibaculum fermentans genome:
- a CDS encoding sulfatase family protein: MNRREFLSTSAAQALAPTRRPNVLYLHSHDTGRYVQPYGHPVATPNLQKFAEQGVLFRRAYSGAPTCSPSRAALLTGQTAHGSGMLGLAHRGFSLSHPERHLANFLQAHGYETTLCNVQHETKAGTVPTLGYQRVLKTASNRGPDAAAAAVEYLNSKPKAPFFLSCGFFETHREFPVAGLKEDARYTLPPAPLPDTPQVRQDMANFKAAARVLDGSMGSILEALARNGLEDNTLVVLTTDHGIAFPAMKCNLTDHGIGVMLMMRGPGGFLGGKVSDAMVSHLDVYPTLCETLELPTPAWLEGRSLTPLVKGAANSIRDEIFAEVSYHASYEPKRALRTARYKYIRNFGDRKLPVLPNCDDGYSKSYWLEQGWKDRYVPREELYDLVFDTNETNNLVAHQMVPAPLEELRGRLDRWMKDTDDPLLRGPVAAPHGAQVNDPAGLSPREPVIVVP, translated from the coding sequence ATGAACCGGCGGGAATTCCTCTCCACCAGCGCGGCGCAAGCCCTGGCGCCCACGCGGCGGCCCAACGTCCTCTACCTGCATTCACATGACACCGGCCGCTATGTCCAGCCTTACGGACATCCTGTCGCCACTCCGAATCTGCAGAAGTTCGCCGAGCAGGGGGTCCTGTTCCGGCGCGCCTACAGCGGAGCGCCGACCTGCAGTCCCAGCCGCGCGGCGCTGCTGACCGGGCAAACCGCGCACGGCAGCGGCATGCTGGGCCTGGCGCACCGCGGCTTCAGCCTGAGCCATCCCGAACGGCATCTGGCGAACTTCCTGCAAGCCCACGGCTACGAGACGACTCTCTGCAACGTCCAGCACGAGACCAAGGCCGGCACGGTGCCCACTCTCGGCTACCAGCGCGTGTTGAAGACGGCGAGCAACCGCGGGCCGGATGCCGCGGCCGCCGCCGTCGAGTATCTGAACTCCAAACCGAAGGCCCCGTTCTTCCTCTCCTGCGGCTTCTTTGAGACGCACCGTGAGTTTCCCGTCGCCGGCCTCAAGGAAGATGCGCGCTATACGCTGCCGCCCGCTCCGTTGCCCGACACGCCGCAGGTCCGCCAGGACATGGCCAATTTCAAGGCCGCCGCGCGCGTGCTGGACGGCTCCATGGGCTCCATCCTGGAGGCGCTGGCCCGCAACGGGCTGGAGGACAACACGTTGGTCGTGCTCACCACCGATCACGGCATCGCGTTCCCGGCCATGAAGTGCAATCTGACGGATCACGGCATCGGCGTGATGCTGATGATGCGTGGGCCGGGCGGCTTCCTGGGCGGCAAGGTCTCCGACGCGATGGTCTCGCACCTGGACGTCTATCCCACGCTTTGTGAGACGCTCGAACTCCCCACGCCGGCCTGGCTGGAGGGGCGGTCGTTAACCCCGCTGGTGAAAGGCGCCGCCAACTCCATCCGCGACGAGATCTTCGCTGAGGTCTCCTACCACGCGTCCTACGAGCCCAAACGGGCACTGCGGACAGCACGCTACAAGTACATTCGCAATTTCGGCGACCGCAAACTGCCCGTCCTGCCTAACTGTGACGACGGCTACAGCAAATCGTACTGGCTAGAGCAGGGATGGAAAGACCGCTACGTCCCGCGCGAGGAGCTCTATGACCTGGTTTTCGATACGAATGAAACCAACAATCTGGTCGCACACCAGATGGTCCCCGCTCCGCTGGAGGAGCTACGCGGGCGGCTCGATCGGTGGATGAAGGATACGGACGATCCGCTGCTGCGTGGACCCGTGGCGGCGCCGCACGGCGCGCAGGTGAACGATCCGGCGGGATTATCACCTCGCGAGCCGGTAATCGTGGTACCTTAA